The proteins below come from a single Pelagibaculum spongiae genomic window:
- a CDS encoding DUF6776 family protein: protein MNMPWHFSRKRSKGKVLAWLLLVPVAFATGFLLQGWVVLDLQRKLDQQNMYSTDYIFRLQQQDAELARLRRSSQVDIEAVRMAQLTISDLQQQMADQDQQLQFYQAVLSPEARKSGIRLVDLDIEAGIQADRFQYRLLMIQQKRNDQLIRGNLKLVVSGHKDGKPVSFNLSQLGAESSSRKFRFRYFSELTGELVIPPGFQPTSVMVTGRVTKPKRSEFQKKYDWPTFEQGKVPPQIDQLEAEQDVPQ, encoded by the coding sequence ATGAATATGCCTTGGCATTTTTCTCGTAAGCGCAGTAAAGGGAAGGTTTTAGCTTGGTTATTATTGGTACCGGTGGCATTTGCCACCGGTTTCCTTTTGCAAGGTTGGGTGGTGCTAGATTTACAGCGCAAGCTTGATCAGCAAAACATGTATTCGACCGATTATATTTTTCGCTTGCAACAACAGGATGCAGAGCTAGCTCGATTACGCCGCAGTAGCCAAGTCGATATTGAAGCGGTCAGGATGGCTCAGTTGACGATTAGTGACTTGCAGCAGCAAATGGCTGATCAAGATCAGCAGCTGCAATTTTATCAGGCAGTATTATCGCCAGAAGCCAGAAAATCGGGTATTCGCCTAGTTGATCTAGATATTGAAGCAGGAATTCAGGCAGATAGATTTCAATATCGTTTATTAATGATCCAGCAAAAACGCAATGATCAATTAATTCGCGGCAACCTTAAGCTAGTGGTATCGGGTCATAAAGATGGTAAACCAGTTAGCTTCAATCTGAGCCAACTGGGTGCTGAATCCAGTAGCCGTAAATTTCGCTTTCGTTATTTTAGTGAGTTAACTGGTGAACTGGTTATTCCGCCAGGTTTTCAACCAACCAGTGTGATGGTGACCGGGCGAGTGACCAAACCCAAGCGAAGCGAATTCCAGAAAAAATATGATTGGCCCACGTTCGAACAGGGGAAAGTGCCCCCGCAAATTGATCAACTGGAGGCAGAGCAAGATGTTCCGCAGTAA
- a CDS encoding bactofilin family protein: MFRSNSKKGQVSKDTPDTVISRSTVIKGELGFSGGLHVDGHIYGDVKVDPQEPSLFVLSEAGLVRGTVVAPNQIINGTIEGDIRAEESLALEASARINGNVYYRMLKMDMGATVNGQLIRLDDQSTPALLEGKAVKNLVDQPEVTEAANS; the protein is encoded by the coding sequence ATGTTCCGCAGTAATAGTAAAAAGGGACAAGTTAGCAAGGACACGCCAGATACTGTGATCAGCCGTTCTACCGTTATTAAAGGTGAACTGGGTTTTAGTGGTGGGTTACATGTTGATGGCCATATTTATGGCGATGTTAAAGTCGATCCACAGGAGCCTTCTTTATTTGTATTAAGTGAAGCTGGCTTGGTACGCGGTACCGTAGTTGCACCTAATCAAATCATTAACGGCACCATTGAAGGAGATATTCGAGCCGAAGAGTCATTAGCCCTCGAAGCATCTGCAAGAATTAATGGCAATGTATATTACCGTATGCTGAAAATGGATATGGGCGCGACAGTTAATGGCCAGCTGATTCGTTTGGATGATCAATCTACACCAGCACTACTAGAAGGTAAGGCTGTGAAAAATTTAGTTGATCAACCAGAGGTTACGGAAGCAGCTAATAGTTGA